In Dehalococcoidia bacterium, one genomic interval encodes:
- a CDS encoding hydrogenase maturation protease, which produces MKRKSIIVGGIGNPLMTDEGIGIHLIAELTARPDIPPNVDCIDLGSSLMNVVHAIAGREKAILIDCARMEEPPGTIRRFTPQDVSSQKALPHFSLHEGDLMDGLELSRRLGEYPQQVVIFGIQPASMEEGEALSPSLQKQLGSYIEAILREITGGSA; this is translated from the coding sequence ATGAAGCGTAAAAGCATAATCGTCGGAGGCATCGGCAATCCCCTGATGACTGATGAGGGCATCGGAATTCACCTTATTGCTGAGTTGACCGCACGGCCGGATATTCCGCCCAATGTCGACTGCATCGACTTAGGGTCCTCGCTGATGAATGTGGTGCATGCCATCGCCGGAAGGGAGAAGGCTATTCTGATCGATTGCGCCCGCATGGAGGAGCCGCCCGGAACGATTCGCCGCTTCACCCCTCAGGATGTTTCCTCCCAAAAAGCCCTGCCTCATTTTTCTTTACACGAAGGCGACCTGATGGATGGACTGGAGCTTTCGCGAAGGTTGGGAGAATACCCTCAACAAGTAGTGATCTTTGGAATTCAGCCGGCGAGCATGGAGGAAGGAGAGGCTCTCTCTCCTTCCCTGCAAAAACAACTGGGGAGCTACATCGAAGCGATTCTGCGAGAGATCACAGGGGGCAGCGCCTAA